In the Thunnus albacares chromosome 10, fThuAlb1.1, whole genome shotgun sequence genome, AAgaagaagcctctgtttgacaccaGTAGTGGTTGAGTACAAGTTACGGAGCGTTCAGTTAAGAGTCACAGGGAAAACAGGATGAAATACCTTTGCTGCCTTATGACTTTGGGTGGCCAGGTCTCTAGTTTATAAATTTTTGCTTGTCTAATCATCTCTCCTTAATCCTCTGTATACCCTTTGTCTGTCATCCGGGTGAAGtgtaatgtttaaaaatagttgCAGTAATGCGTAAATTTCACCTTCTCACCTCTGCACTTCCTGCCTATGGGAGCACCTGGCGTTTTCCAACTTGTAATAAACATGCACAGACAAGCAGTGTAGATGAGGTAATAGACATTTCTGGAATGAAGGGCTTTCTATTTTAAATCGCtactttgatttttattatttgcattGAACTCGActcaagaaacaaaacaagggCTCAGCATGTGTATTTCACAAAGACAACAGGGAGAATTCTGGGTAGTGGAGTGTGAAATAGCAAAAACCTACCTCTTACAGCAAATCTTTTCCCAAAGCGCCGAAGCTTCAGGGCATTTAATTAACCACAAGAATGGGACTGACAAATTGGGGCCACAGTTCGACCTACACAAAATTGTCTTTGACTCTCCAAAAAGTCCTGCAGACTCATTGTTCATTTTGATTtagataaattacatttaaggAATGACTTAACATGTTTATTACCAGGAATTAACAAACACATTGATGAGATGTAACAAGCTAAGGCCCACATTGTACATTTCTGGAGCATTTTCTGACTCATAGCCTTCTAGCCAtgtcacatttgaggagctggcCCTCAAACTGCATCATCTTCAGAAGCCTTAACATAGTTGTAACCCATATTGTTGCAGGGCTACCTGCGCCAGTGCAGGAAGCGTGTGGACATGTTCAATGATGACCAGCTGAAGGTCATCTTTGGGAACATCGAGGACATCTACCGCTTCCAGATGGGCTTTGTTAGAGACTTGGAGAAACAGTACAACACAGAGGAACCCCACCTCTCTGAAATCGGACCATGCTTTTTAGAACATGTGAGTTCAAATATTatcttccttctttttttttttttttttaaataaaaattagaaTAAATAGGCTCAGACACACTGTCCAGCTGAGAGCAGCTATAATTGCTGATAATTTTGTTAGGCCTGTTATCTCAAGATCAGAACTTAATTATCTCGTTATTTTGAGATAACAGTTAAGTTGTGCAGATAATTAAGTCACCAGCAAACAGTTTATCTCAAGATAACGAGATAATTAAGTAATGATCTTGAGAAAACAGCTCTAATAAAAATTTTAGCAACCGTAGCCGCTCTTCTGTACATATTGGCAGTCTTCTCCTcagcatgttttatttaaaagaggATCAGtacttctttccctctctgatCATGGCCTTCCCTGCTCTTTTATTCTACAGCAAGATGGTTTCTGGATCTATTCAGAATACTGTAACAACCACTTGGATGCCTGTATGGAGCTGAGCAAGCTGATGAGGGATGGCAGGTACCAGCACTTCTTCGAGGCCTGTCGCCTCCTCCAGCAAATGATTGACATCGCCATAGACGGCTTCTTGCTCACCCCTGTccagaaaatctgcaaatatCCACTCCAGTTGGCTGAGCTTCTCAAATACACTGCGCAGGAGCACAGGTAGCGTACGCTTTGGCCAGGATCACATTTAATTTGCTGAATGTGTTGCTGTTTGATAGGAGTTCATTTGTTTCTAAAAAGAATCTATTAGCGGAGCATGGCTGTATTGTGGATGCATTGTGTTGCAGTAGAGCTGCTGCAGGTGTTGGGTTTATTCTGCTGAAGCAGTGATTATCCATGCATGAACTGAAACAAGTGTTTGCACCATTTTACCAGCTTTCTATGAAGATTttagaagaaaacattaatCAAGGATTCTCAGTTGTATTGAAAATATATGCTACCGTACTGCAATTCATAACcgacattttcatttcagtgcaCCAACATATGAATAATTGCACAGAACTCTGTATAGAAACAGATTACAGATTGAATATAAATCGGGTCTTTTCCTGGCTCATGTACAAGCATCAACATTTTCCACACACAGCGCATGCACGTCACAGAAGCACAGTACACAATGTAAACATTTGCAGAGGGTATCTCGTGCACATACGCATACGTGAGCATCCAGATGTGCAAACTCATGCGTGCAAGAAACATGCTGTAAGTGATTCAGCGTGTCTCAGCCAGCTCCAGGTCATTCACAAACCACGCATTCTCAGCCAGAGAGGGACAGGTGCCAGCTCTGCCAGCGAGGCCTGCCAGATCGCAGTGTTTGACTGTTAGGAGCTGTGGAGAATCTGCCAGATATAGGCCcgctctctgtcacacacacacacacacacacacacacattatcttCCAAAGTGAGGATTGGATCCATAGCACATCTAAGCCAAAGGGATAAATCCAGCTCAGTTAGCATAGAAGCAGCCAGAGTTAACTGTGGATAGAGAAAGTGGCTGATTAGAATTAAATGGTGGTGTGTTATTTTGACTGTGTTCCAGCAGACATACTGCTTTTACTAGAGTTTATAACCCCAGTCCTTTAATAGGCCATTCTGTGTCTTTCACTACTAGTACAGTACATGTCTTCTTTAAAGAGTGGCCAGTCTCCAAGAGCTATAACTTTACCTTTTAATACCCCAGGAGTAATTATGTGCACACTGTGTCTGTAGCGACTATCGATACGTGGCAGCAGCCCTGGCAGTAATGCGGAACGTCACCCAGCAGATCAacgagaggaagaggaggctggAAAACATCGACAAGATCGCCCAGTGGCAAGCCTCTGTTCTGGACTGGGAGGTATGTGTTTGTATCGACTGCGGAGTAATTACCGAGCATCTGATGTCCACGGATGTTGTTTTATTGGCTAAATCTGGTCTAGTCTGTGTAGTCCAGCTTTGTAGTTACAGTTACTTTTACCCCATATAGCTGTCACCAAATGTGAATAGCTTTCCACAACCTTGTGTTTACTTTGTGAAAACAGTCAATTTGATGTTTACATATTCAGAGTCACTCCCTGAATTCctcacatttttgtcttttgaaaagTGAAGCTTTATGGATTTTTATGGGCTTTCAGACTGCGACATAAATAGGAGGACAGATATTTTACTCTTGCACTGTAACTGTCACCAAATTTAGACAGATTTCGACAACCTCAAGTTAACATCgtgaaaaaatgtcatttaacaTTTGTATATGACTTTAAAATCCCTAAAGTTACTCCTTAAATCCCCTAtgtgtctctctttttcacaaACTACAAAGGACATCTTCTAAATGTTCACTTCAAGACATTCAGACCTAGACATAACCTTGCATTAGATGCCTAATCATCTAATATAACATCTTTTAACAACATTAGGCTTTTTAACTTTTGGCAGTTGCATCTATTACCTAGTAATGTCTCTGAAtatctttttgatttattaattgTGTATCTGTTttcatgcgtgtgtgtgtgtgtgtctaggggGATGATATCTTGGACAGAAGCTCGGAGCTCATCTACACTGGGGAGTTGTCATGGATCTATCAGCCGTACGGACGCAGCCAGCAGCGagttttcttcctctttgatCACCAGCTGGTCCTCTGTAAGAAGGTAGGCTGTCTTGTCTCTTTGTTCACTTTCTCCCTTTTATTTGAAGACTTTGTTGGCTGAAAACAAGCTGATAAGCTAAAAACGCACCCCCAGCCTGTGTTCTTGAAACTTGTGTATCACATGCTGATGACGGAGATGCTTGAAGACAATGTGACTCCTTCAACCTTACTTGAGAGCTGCAAATAGATTACATAACACTGCATGAGACGCATCACCCCTCAGTGAAGATCCGTTCAAGTACTCAGCACCTTTCACAAAATGGAGCTGTGGTAGTTTGGGCTTTAATGCACAGAGGCTGCGCTCTCCTGTCAGACGGATGTTCACGCTCGGCTAGGCTCGACAGTACATGCACACGGAAACGCAGACACAAATGCGGACAGACACttagacacaaacatacacagagacagagtAACCGCAGCATCACAGGCGCACACACGTGTACACACTAAGGAACAATAatttctcaaacacactgaaaaagtaGCATATATATGGATATACTGTCTTCCTGCTTCTCTATCCTCCCCTTTGTTCATCTCCTTCTGTCACGGTTGAACATCTGTGGCACCAGAAATGAACTCTGGTATGTCTGCAGATCACCACATGTGTTAGCTGTTATGGtccactggaaaaaaaaaagctccaagACATACTAAATTATAAATTTTAGTCTTTGTTCTACACTTCCTTCTCCAGCATCCTCAGTGCCACATGTGTAACGGCAGCCCTCGGGGGTGTGTTAGTAGTAGGTTGCATGTAGCCTTCCATCTTTTCCTCCCATCTCTTTTCTTATCAGCACACAGATGCAGATTTCTCTCTGCACGCTCattagatgattttttttttttttcttttttaccttCATTGACCTTCTAGTGTGACTGGATGTTATTTTGTCCTAAGGCAATGGACTACAGAGATTGTTTTATGTGGACGTCTTATTCATGCAAATAATCAAAGTTGGGTTGGTTAAGGTTACTTGCGCTTGACGTATTTACATAGAGTTTAAATGATAAGTCGAATGGTTGATTAGTTCCACTTTATCCAGTGTGAAGATTGGTGGCTTTACTCTGTCTTAGGTGACagtaaatttaacatttttgagttttgggctgttggtcggaagaaacaagcaatttgaagaggTCACCTTAGACTTTATGAAATTGTGATGTACATTTTGCTctatttgttgacattttatagaccaacgATTTATAAGTTAATCAAAGAAATACTCATTAGTGACTTatcagtgatgaaaataattgttagtagCAGTCTTTTACTGGTGTAGTTGAGCAATATAAATCAcatatttatagtttttatgAGGCTTCGGTACTTCTAAAATCAAAAACGATACTTCAAAATCAAAGAATTACTCCAAATCTGTTGTGggtgaaaaatatgaaaacaaaatatatttttgattaCCACTATTTATCTGTACTGTTGTTAATCTGTACTGCTAATTTACAATACGTCTTACACAGTGTAGTTACTGCTGGTGTTGCATTAAGGGGACAGAATAttagaaacacaaaatgcagcCTCAAAAAATgtagttgaatcaacacctctctgatGCAAACCTcaatattaatcaattatttattctttattattattatttttattattaattataagcTTCACAAAGATATAATTTAATGCAAGGTTGTTGCATTACATTGCACTTGTATATCTTATAAACTAGTATGTGACAGTGCCAGGGTTAAAATAGCAGTTCCTACCTTTTTTATGTCGTGATACCACGGAATGAGCAGATTTGCAGAGAAATTTGGCATCCTGCAATGTGTATGGAGGGTGCTTGTATGTTTGGGCAGCAGATGGAAAGGGTTGCATAAGACAGACTCTCAGGATACCACGGATGCTTGTTGACACCTATAAGGttcagcacacacatgcacacacgcacaataATAGACACCTTCCCTTCCTCTTCCACAGGATCTGATACGCCGGGACATCCTGTACTATAAGGGCCGCATTGACATGGATCGCTACGAGGTGCGGGACGCCATAGACGGGCGTGACGATGACTTCAACGTCAGTGTGAAGAACGCTTTCAAACTGTGCAACAAAGACAGCGAGGAGATCCACATCTTCCTGGCCAAGAAGCCGGAGGAGAAGATCCGCTGGCTCAGGGCCTTCCACGAGGAGAGGAAGATGGTGCAGGAGGATGAGAAAATCGGTTAGTCGCGCGCATCTCCGCACCTCCCTGTTAGTTTCAGTCACAATGGGCACACAAGAGCAGTGATAAATTGTTTTTGCTGCAGCACACTACAAAGCACGTTTTCAGCACAAAACATGAGCTCCCTGATGTAATGCACATAACATTCAAGCCATACCGTAGTTGTTATTAAATGAGTGTTgcaaatgtattaatgtatttatttactgctgaAAATGTCGTCAAAAGTGATAAATTTATATGTAAAGaaataatatttcattattattattattattattattacggTTTGGGTAGGTTTTGTGCTTTTTATGACTTTGTTGTGAAAAGTTAAACCTAAAGAATACCTCATAGTTGTTAAATCACAGGAAAAGACTTCTCgtggccctttttttttttttgtccctgtgtggaaacattttacaaaatactgtatCGTTTGTTTAGGTTTTGAGATTTCTGAGTACCAGAAGCGGCAGGCAGCCATGACAGTGAGAAAGGTGACCAAACAGAAAGGTGAGGCAACAAGAAGATATCAGGTgatttcccttttcttttcctcgCTGGTGTGCTCTGTCTTCTCATCGCTGTTTACTCTCCCTTCAACCTGCTCTCTTTTTTACTTTCTACACCTCTTTTTGAACACGCATACCTTGCTTATGAATGGACCTAGACTAAGTGTGTACTAAGTAAGCTAGAAAAGTCACGTGGCTTCATGTCTTCTCGCTTTTTTACCTTCAACATTTCCTATGAATTAAATGTCTGTCAGCCAATACACGAGGAAGACTTGATGTGTGTAGTAAAGCAGCTGTTAAGCATCAATGAAAAGACAGAGGGCTGTTTGCATGAAGTATTGAGTTTAAAGGGTGATTCCAGTGTTCAGGACATGTGGGTTCTGTGTCATGCTTGTCTTGAGAAAATTTAATACCTCAGACAACTGTTTGcgttttttacttttactgacTTAGGGTGGTCGTTGGTGCTTACGACTTACCCAGAAAATATACCCTAAACAACAAATGCCTTTTTGTAGGTGCAATTTTTCAGTAGTTTCTTCATTATGTCTTAATTATGTCAGCAAGTAACTTTTAGAAGAAGGAGCCTCTACTTTACATTGTGTCATATAACACAATGGAACAAGTGAGAGGAAACATCAAGgttaatgtgtcattttttcaattttacaaaATCTGTGCCACAAATGTCAAAACGCTATGACAGTGATAAATGAACCCCAACAGCCACCAACTATCTcagtaacagaaaaaaagatgtcagACAAGTTATTTAAGATGCTATCTACCaacaaagagacacagacagaggacCCACATGTCAGTACTGCTGGTATCATCCTTTAAGATTTAGCCATTTTAGC is a window encoding:
- the LOC122989891 gene encoding rho guanine nucleotide exchange factor 9 isoform X6 — protein: MTMMMLISGGSIVNAEAVWDHVTMADRELAFKAGDVIKVLDASNKDWWWGQIDEEEGWFPASFVRVEPHPPQPQTKQVFYINPIATPRFQNTTSKLWVNQEDGGAEPAEGTSEVQNGHLDPTNDCLCLGSPLQNRDQMRANVINEIMSTERHYIKHLKDICEGYLRQCRKRVDMFNDDQLKVIFGNIEDIYRFQMGFVRDLEKQYNTEEPHLSEIGPCFLEHQDGFWIYSEYCNNHLDACMELSKLMRDGRYQHFFEACRLLQQMIDIAIDGFLLTPVQKICKYPLQLAELLKYTAQEHSDYRYVAAALAVMRNVTQQINERKRRLENIDKIAQWQASVLDWEGDDILDRSSELIYTGELSWIYQPYGRSQQRVFFLFDHQLVLCKKDLIRRDILYYKGRIDMDRYEVRDAIDGRDDDFNVSVKNAFKLCNKDSEEIHIFLAKKPEEKIRWLRAFHEERKMVQEDEKIGFEISEYQKRQAAMTVRKVTKQKGVNRCTPPSYPPPQDPLSAGQYEVTEDMAQGEVFEFSQSKRGQAPFWQNFSRLAPFKK
- the LOC122989891 gene encoding rho guanine nucleotide exchange factor 9 isoform X5, whose product is MHTLSEQFHATNMLISGGSIVNAEAVWDHVTMADRELAFKAGDVIKVLDASNKDWWWGQIDEEEGWFPASFVRVEPHPPQPQTKQVFYINPIATPRFQNTTSKLWVNQEDGGAEPAEGTSEVQNGHLDPTNDCLCLGSPLQNRDQMRANVINEIMSTERHYIKHLKDICEGYLRQCRKRVDMFNDDQLKVIFGNIEDIYRFQMGFVRDLEKQYNTEEPHLSEIGPCFLEHQDGFWIYSEYCNNHLDACMELSKLMRDGRYQHFFEACRLLQQMIDIAIDGFLLTPVQKICKYPLQLAELLKYTAQEHSDYRYVAAALAVMRNVTQQINERKRRLENIDKIAQWQASVLDWEGDDILDRSSELIYTGELSWIYQPYGRSQQRVFFLFDHQLVLCKKDLIRRDILYYKGRIDMDRYEVRDAIDGRDDDFNVSVKNAFKLCNKDSEEIHIFLAKKPEEKIRWLRAFHEERKMVQEDEKIGFEISEYQKRQAAMTVRKVTKQKGVNRCTPPSYPPPQDPLSAGQYEVTEDMAQGEVFEFSQSKRGQAPFWQNFSRLAPFKK